Genomic DNA from Thermoplasmata archaeon:
GCAACGTCCGTAATCCGGCCCAGCGGCCCACCTGGCTCTCGTACCCGTCCGCGGCCAGGACGCACTTCGCGTCAATCGTGAACTCGTCCTCGAGCTGCTTGACGCGGACGCCCGTGATCGTGCCGTCTTCCTTCAGGACCGCGGTCGCGGTGGTCTTGAGCAGGATGCGCGCCCCGGCCTTCGCGGCCTCCTTCGCCACGGCCTTGTCGAACGCGTCCCGCTCCAGCACGATGCCGACCTCGTTGCCCGCGGAAGCTTCCTCGATCGTGAGTTCCGTGCCGTTCGGGGAGAAGATCTTGGCCCCTTTGACCTCCGCGGCGATCCACCTGCGGTTGTACGGCAGCTTCGTGTCCTCCACGAAGTGCCGCGCGAGGCCTTCGCCG
This window encodes:
- a CDS encoding NAD(P)/FAD-dependent oxidoreductase, whose amino-acid sequence is MPNFQCDVLVVGAGPAGSMTARYAAMNGCDTVLIEKRQEIGSPVRCGEGLARHFVEDTKLPYNRRWIAAEVKGAKIFSPNGTELTIEEASAGNEVGIVLERDAFDKAVAKEAAKAGARILLKTTATAVLKEDGTITGVRVKQLEDEFTIDAKCVLAADGYESQVGRWAGLRTL